The segment ACTGGTCTAACTGCTGTATTTGCGGCGGTTTGCTTTATTTTGACGCTATTTATGCTTCCGCTTTTTAAAGCGATTCCAAGTAACGCAATTTATCCAGTTTTGGTAATGGTTGGAATTTTGATGTTTAGCGAGCTTGGCAAGCTTGATTACAGCGATATTGGAATTTTAATTCCGGCGTTTTTTATCGTTATGCTTATGCCTTTTACATATTCGATTACAAATGGTCTAAGCTTCGGATTTATCAGCTATTTGCTTGTGCGTTTGGTGCAAAGAAGGTTTAGCGATATAAATTTGGGCGTTTTGGTGCTAGCAGGAATTAGCGCGCTGGTATTTATTTTGCATTAATAAGGAGAAAATATGAAATTTTACAGCTTCGAAGAACTTGATAAAGATAGTAGAATCATCGCCAAGCAGGTGCGCGATAGCTTCGCGCCTGACGCGATTGTAGCGATTGCGCGTGGCGGGCTGACATTTGGTCATGCGCTAGCAAACGCCCTTGATATGAGGACGATTTTTTCGATTAACTCAATCCACTACGCAGATACGCAAAAGCTCGATACAATCGATGTTTTCAATATCCCTGATTTGGAACTTTATAAAAGAATTTTGCTAGTCGATGATATCATCGATAGTGGCGATAGTATGGTCGAAATCAAGCGTGTTTTGGAGGAAAAATACCCTAATGCTGAGATTAAAACAGCGGTGATTTTTTACAAAAGCAAGGCGCTAATCCAGCCTGATTTTAAAATCAAAGAGACCGATGAGTGGATTAACTTTTTCTGGGAAAATTACAAAATAGAAGAGTAAATTTTAAAATTTAGAAGTGGGCTGTGAAGAATTTTAATTTTTTGATTTTATATTTTT is part of the Campylobacter sp. VBCF_01 NA2 genome and harbors:
- a CDS encoding phosphoribosyltransferase, yielding MKFYSFEELDKDSRIIAKQVRDSFAPDAIVAIARGGLTFGHALANALDMRTIFSINSIHYADTQKLDTIDVFNIPDLELYKRILLVDDIIDSGDSMVEIKRVLEEKYPNAEIKTAVIFYKSKALIQPDFKIKETDEWINFFWENYKIEE